The nucleotide sequence CGCACTGATTGTTATTGAACGTGGTGTGATGCTGGAGGATATCGTTGAAACAGGCGATTTGATTGATGCTCGTATTGATCAACGTCTTATTGAAAATATCTTCTTCAAGAATTCTCCACTCCATGATGGCGCAATGGTAATATCGAAACGCCGTATCAAGGCAGCCGGCTGTATTCTTCCAGTGAGCCACAAGCAGGATATTCCTAAGGAACTTGGCTTGCGCCATCGTGCAGCTATGGGAATCTCGCAGGACTCTGACGCATTGGCTATCATCGTGTCAGAAGAGACGGGTCGTATCAGTGTTGCCCTACGTGGTGAGTTCCAGCTCCGCCTTTCTGCTGAGCAGTTGGAAAGCATCCTTACTAAAGAGATGGGGAATGGGTGTTAGGTGATGGGTGATAGGTGTTGATAATTTGCAAGGATATCAATATTCAAACACGCAAAATTTTTGTAAACATGTTCCCTCCAATGCGCCAAACTTTCTCAAACATGTTCCCCGAGATGCGCCAAACTTTTACACATCATCAATACCTAACATCCATCACACATCATCAACATCCTTCACCTAAAACACATCATCAACACCTAACACCCATCACCCAACTCAATTCAGCATCAAATTCATCTCAAGTTTATCATCCTTAAAGATGTAATCAGTTAATTCCGCGATCGTTAACACTTGCGTGCCAGGCAATGGCAGATTGGTTTTTATAACATGCCCATGCTTGATTTGGAAATAACTATTATTCTCTGGAATATCTGAGTCATTATAAACACGGATATTCTCTGTCCGTTCTGGATGACGTCTTGCATAGAGCTGCAAAGCCTTTTCAGCATTGATGACACGTATCATTGCTGGAACATCTTTCGTTTCTCTACGATTTTTGGAATCAATAGCTAACGAGATACGAAAATCTTCTTTGATAACCTCGAAGCCCTCTTCATCGTGCAGAAGTACGCAATCTCTTGTGCGTTGCCAGCTATCAAAGGTTACGAAATCCATCTTATCAACATCTTCTGGAGCTGGTGTACAAGTAATGTTACACATATAACCACAACGCCCATACCAATCATAAAGCCATTCCTCAGCAGGTATTAGCGTGGCAAACACCACGTCTTTATAGTAAAGACGGAAGTGAGCCTGTGACATCAAATTGTTACCCATATTCTGCTTGCGGTACGCTTCCTTGACACTCACACCACTGATATAAGCCGTTTGCACCTCTTCAGTATAATACTTCAACGTATAAGGAAGTGTCTGAAGAGCCGCTACAACATGCCGATCTATCTGACAGATGACATTATACTCTGGTTTAAAGACACGTGAGAAGTAAAGTTGAACGAAGGGTTCAACGTCATGGAAGGTGTCACGCCATAAAGCTATGGTTTCTTCTTTTATCCTCCCCTGCGCTTCTTCCTGTGCCAAAGGATATTTCTCCATAACCACACTCTTTTCCAAAAGGATGTCAGGCTTATAGGAAAGTTTCGCATAACGTAGACCTTCTAAACCAAGGTCTTCCTCACGATTCATATACTCATATTGCTCTGGAAGATGCTGTGCAAACTCCTGATTGATAATAGAGAATGCTCCTTCGTAAGCAGTATCAGCCTTTTCTACACATACATCAAACACCTTATTCGTAATAGGACCACCGAAGGTGAAAGCTATCAACTTTCCATCCACCCATATCGTTCCTCCGAGTGCACCAATCTCATCCCATAAGTCAAAGACACGTGTCATAGAGCGTAGCTCTTCAGAGAGTTCTTCCGTCTCTTCGGTATCCTCTTTCGTGACCGCCCTCCAGTTTTCTTCTACCGCAATACATTCGGGAATCATGTCCTTAGTAAGGGTACGATATTCATAGTTTGGATAGCTCTTACGGAACTTGTTACAATGATTTCGTTTACCTTGAAGCTTCTTTCCAGACAATGTCGCTAACTTTTCACGCGTATAAAGATAATCAAAGTGGTCACGATCAGGCTTGACATAGAAAGTATCAGGGAAAGTTCTCTCTAAGATATTAGCCATGTAAGAACAAACGCCAAGCATTAGAAAGGGGTGTCCCAATGTGATTGCATCATCTCTCATCTGACGGACAACAGCAGCAAACCGCTCCTGCATAGCCTCATCCCATTTACATTTCCACACAGGAGCCATGTAAGCAAGATGATGTCCTGTATAAAAACGAAAGACCAAAAAACCATCAACTTCAGCTATTTGCGTATTATATAAGAAACGCCACGAAATGATGTTGGCAAAACTTAAATCACAATTCATACGGTCGCCACACAACGTATAGCTTTGTATCAAGTCACGGTCAGTTGTCTTGACATCATGAAATTTAATCATACTAATATTTGCTTTGTTTAGAATACAAAGATATACAGAAAACATTAGACATCCAAAAACAAGGTTGTTTTTATTGTAACTTCTAAAAATCAAAAGCAAATAATCCTTATACAAAATTTCAGCACAAAGAGATAAATGGTATTTATTTTGAGCAAGCAGGGCTACTTATCCTACAAAGACAGCCTACATAGGATATTACAACTTTCTTCTAACAATAAGCTACAGCCTTATTAATGATATATTGCAATACATTTAGACCTTACTTCAATTGTTGTTAACCATCAACACCATCGGTGTTAACCATCCGCACATCTTGTGCAGAGCACCCACACCACATGTGCTACGCAATGACAGGACAGAGAAAAATGGTAGAAAAGGCGCAGCTTTATCACTAAAATAGATAGAAGAAACTAACGCCTTAAATCTACTGAAAATGCTCGTTGATGCCCATAAAATTGTTTTATAAGAGAAAACAATCATTATGTTTGGAATTACAACTTTATTTTGCTATCTTTGCATAGCAAAAACGAAAATTATAATAATTATATTTTAAAAGACATATATGGACTTATTAGAGCAAATCGTTGCACGTGCGAAAGCCGACAAGCAGCGTATCGTGCTCCCCGAGGCAGAAGAGGAGCGTACCCTAAGGGCAGCTGACAGAGTATTAGCTGACGACATCGCCAATCTGATCCTCATTGGAAACCCAGCCAACATCCATAAGCTTGCCACAGAATGGGGGCTTAAGAACATTGACAAGGCTACCATTGTTGACCCAGAGAATAACCCACAGAGCGAAGAATATGCCGAGAAATTGGCTGAATTACGCCAGAAGAAAGGTATGACCTTAGAGCAAGCTCGCGAACTGGTTACCAAGAACAATCTTTACCTTGGTTGCATGATTATTAAGACAGGAGGTGCTGACGGACAGATTTCTGGCGCCCTCTCTACAACTGGTGACACGCTTCGTCCTGCTTTGCAGATTATTAAGTGTGCACCAGGTATCAGCTGTGTGAGTGGTGCTATGCTGATTCTTACACATGAGGAGCAGTATGGTGAGAACGGTATTGTCGTTATGGGCGACGTTGCTGTTACTCCAAACCCAACTGCTGACCAATTGGCACAGATTGCATATA is from Prevotella melaninogenica and encodes:
- the pta gene encoding phosphate acetyltransferase, with the protein product MDLLEQIVARAKADKQRIVLPEAEEERTLRAADRVLADDIANLILIGNPANIHKLATEWGLKNIDKATIVDPENNPQSEEYAEKLAELRQKKGMTLEQARELVTKNNLYLGCMIIKTGGADGQISGALSTTGDTLRPALQIIKCAPGISCVSGAMLILTHEEQYGENGIVVMGDVAVTPNPTADQLAQIAYTTAETAKSVAGFQNPYVAMLSFSTKGSAQDAKDRETGKSVYIIDKVVEATKIAKEKFPELKVDGELQADAALVPAVAAKKAPGSNIAGKANVLVVPNLEVGNIGYKLIERLGGAKAIGPILQGIARPVNDLSRGCCVDDIYYMVAITACQAQDAKKHL
- a CDS encoding GNAT family N-acetyltransferase; translation: MIKFHDVKTTDRDLIQSYTLCGDRMNCDLSFANIISWRFLYNTQIAEVDGFLVFRFYTGHHLAYMAPVWKCKWDEAMQERFAAVVRQMRDDAITLGHPFLMLGVCSYMANILERTFPDTFYVKPDRDHFDYLYTREKLATLSGKKLQGKRNHCNKFRKSYPNYEYRTLTKDMIPECIAVEENWRAVTKEDTEETEELSEELRSMTRVFDLWDEIGALGGTIWVDGKLIAFTFGGPITNKVFDVCVEKADTAYEGAFSIINQEFAQHLPEQYEYMNREEDLGLEGLRYAKLSYKPDILLEKSVVMEKYPLAQEEAQGRIKEETIALWRDTFHDVEPFVQLYFSRVFKPEYNVICQIDRHVVAALQTLPYTLKYYTEEVQTAYISGVSVKEAYRKQNMGNNLMSQAHFRLYYKDVVFATLIPAEEWLYDWYGRCGYMCNITCTPAPEDVDKMDFVTFDSWQRTRDCVLLHDEEGFEVIKEDFRISLAIDSKNRRETKDVPAMIRVINAEKALQLYARRHPERTENIRVYNDSDIPENNSYFQIKHGHVIKTNLPLPGTQVLTIAELTDYIFKDDKLEMNLMLN